The DNA window GATCATGATCGTGGCGAACACCCAGGGCGACTGGTCCTGCGTGAAGTAGGCGATGAGCCCCAGGATCGCGGCGAGGGTCGCCAGGTTGATGACGTGCCGGGCGGGCAGCAGGATCGGTGCGCCCGACATGTTGCCGTTGAGCTTGAGGAAGGCGATCACCGAGCCTGAGAAGGTGATTGCGCCGATGGCGACGCCGAGGCCCATCTCGATGCGGCTGACCGGCAGGATCGAGATGATCGAGGGTCCCAAGATCGGCGTGATCCGCTGGGCAATGCCGAAGGCTTCGGGGTTGAGGTATGCGGCGGCGCCGACCAGCACCGCGGCAAGGCCAACGAGGCTGTGGAAGGCGGCGACCAGCTGCGGCATTGCCGTCATCTGGATCTTGCGTGCGGTGACCAGGCCGATGCCGCCGCCGATCGCCATGGCGGCGAGAATCTCGGGCAGCGATGCGATTTCGTGAATGGCCAGCGTCGTCGCGACCGCGATCGCCATGCCGAGCATGCCGGCGCGGTTGCCGCGCTGGCTGCTTTCCGGGCTCGACAGCCCTCGAAGCGCGAGGATGAAGCAGACGCCGGAAATCAGGTAGGCGATCAGCACCCAGGCGGGCGTGTCATGCGCCTCCACCTTAGCGTTCCTTCTTCTTGTACATCGCCAGCATCCGGGCGGTGACCGCGAACCCGCCGAAGATGTTGATGCTGGCAAGCACCACGCCGGCAAGGCCGAGCCACTTGGCCGACGGGCTTCCCGCCGCCGCCGCGGCGATCAGCGCGCCGACGATGATCACCGAGGAAATGGCGTTGGTCACGCTCATCAGCGGCGTGTGAAGCGCGGGCGTCACCGACCAGACGACATAATAGCCGACGAAGCAGGCGAGAACGAAGATCGAGAGGATCGAAACGAAGTCCATCTGCCCTCCGCGTGAATGGCGGACGCATTGATGGCCGCTCGTTCATGCGCTGTCGAGGGGCGGCGCGGTTAATCGGCCCGCGGTTATCGAAATGCTAACCTTTCCGCGCGCATGCGTGACGCGTGTCGACGAAGAACCAGACCCAGAGTGAAGCCAAGCCGTGGAAGCTGCTTCTGTGGACGGCGGTGGCCGGCCTGGTGTTCGGCCTGATCGGCTTCGGCGAAATTGCCGAGGACTGGCTCCGCGTTGCCCGCAACAAGCTGCACACGCACAGCGCCAGCGGCGACATCGTCTTCGTCCAGATCGACGACAAGACGCTGCGGGAAGTCGGCCGCTGGCCCTGGCCGCGCCGCGACATGGCGAAGCTGACCGACAAGCTGACCGAAGCCGGCGCCAAGCGCATCTTCTACGACATCACCTTCTACGACCGCACCAATCCGGTGGACGATGCGATCCTCGCCGACGCGCTCAAGCGTTCGGGCCGGGTCCATCTCGCGGTTCGGACGCGCTTCGGCCCCAATGGCGGACCTACCGCATCCGGCTCAACGCCGACCGAGTTCGCACAGCATGCGACGCTCGGGAACATCAGTGCGAAGTATAATTATCAGAACGCGCTATGGCACCTGCCCTATGCCGTTCAGGAAGGTCAGAGGACTTTCGTGACCTTTGCGGTGCAGCTCGCAAACCGGAGCGGCGCGCCGGGCGCCTCGTTCATGCCCGACTATTCGATCGACCCGAAATCCATCCCGGTCGCGAAGGCGGAGGATTTCCTAAGCGGCAAGTACAGGCCAGACGCCTTCGCAGGCAAAGACCTCTTCGTCGGCTGGAACACAGAAACGCTTGGAGATCAGCTGTTCATCCCCGGCACCGGGAAGACCGCGGGTGCGTACGTCCACATCATCGGCGGCGAGACTCTTAAAGCTGGGACGCCGATCTACCTCGGGTGGGTGCCGCTCTTTGTTCTAACGCTGGCGCTTTCGGCCTTCGCCTTGGCCCGCCGCAGCCCGAAAGTCCGAATTGCTACCCTGGGAACAGGAGCGATTTTCCTTCTCTTCGTCCCCGCAGCACTCGAGGCGCGCCTGATCACGTTCGACATCACGCCTGCTCTCTTTGTGTTGATCGTCATTGGGACTGCGCTCGCATGGCGCCGCTATCGCGCGCAGGGTCTCGTCAACACCGTAACGAACCTGCCGAACCTCAACGCTCTGCGGCTCAACCGCGAGGGGGGACAGCGCCCCCTCGTTGCCGCGCGTGTGCTGAATTACGAAGAGATCGTCGCCAGCCTCCCGACGGATGCCGAACGCCAGCTGGTCGATCAGATCGTCGCGCGGCTGAATGTCGGATCGCCCCAGCGGGTCCTTTATCAAGGCGACGGCGGCATCTTTGCCTGGTTCGACGAGACACGAGAGCCGTTCGGCAACCAGCTCGAAGCGCTTCATGCGATGTTCCGCACGCCCGCCCGGATCGCCGACCGGTCGATCGACCTGTCGATCGCGTTCGGCGCGGAGATCGGCAGCGGCCGCTCGCTCGCCAACCGGCTTGCCAGTGCGCTCGTCGCTGCTGACGAGGCGGCTCATCAGGGCCTCAAGTGGAAGTATCACGATCCCGAGACGCTCCAGGACGCAAGCTGGAAACTGTCGATCCTCAGCCAGCTCGACGAAGCGATCGATCGAGGCGAAGTCTGGGTCGCCTTCCAGCCGAAGGTGGACGTGGCGACGCGGCAGGTCATCGGCGCCGAAGCGCTCGCGCGGTGGACCCACCCGGAGAAAGGCCCCATCGCCGCGTCCGAGTTCGTCGCGGCGGCGGAGCAGCACGACCGCATCGCCAAGCTTACGGACTTCGTCCTTGAGAAGGCAGTTGCGGCGGCTGCCCAGATCAACAAGCGCGGCGCCGACTTCCACGTGGCGGTCAATCTGTCCGCGCGCCTTCTCGCCGACAAAGGCCTGACGCTTCGGCTGGCGGCGATGCTGGCCCGCCACGGGCTCGCCCCGCACCTGCTCACGCTGGAGCTGACCGAAACCGCGCCGCTTACCGACAGCGGCGGAGGGCTCGAGATGATGGGCCGCCTCCGCGAACTCGGGGTGTCGATTGCCATCGACGATTACGGCACGGGCCAGT is part of the Sphingomicrobium sp. genome and encodes:
- a CDS encoding proton-translocating transhydrogenase family protein is translated as MDFVSILSIFVLACFVGYYVVWSVTPALHTPLMSVTNAISSVIIVGALIAAAAAGSPSAKWLGLAGVVLASINIFGGFAVTARMLAMYKKKER
- a CDS encoding EAL domain-containing protein, which translates into the protein MSTKNQTQSEAKPWKLLLWTAVAGLVFGLIGFGEIAEDWLRVARNKLHTHSASGDIVFVQIDDKTLREVGRWPWPRRDMAKLTDKLTEAGAKRIFYDITFYDRTNPVDDAILADALKRSGRVHLAVRTRFGPNGGPTASGSTPTEFAQHATLGNISAKYNYQNALWHLPYAVQEGQRTFVTFAVQLANRSGAPGASFMPDYSIDPKSIPVAKAEDFLSGKYRPDAFAGKDLFVGWNTETLGDQLFIPGTGKTAGAYVHIIGGETLKAGTPIYLGWVPLFVLTLALSAFALARRSPKVRIATLGTGAIFLLFVPAALEARLITFDITPALFVLIVIGTALAWRRYRAQGLVNTVTNLPNLNALRLNREGGQRPLVAARVLNYEEIVASLPTDAERQLVDQIVARLNVGSPQRVLYQGDGGIFAWFDETREPFGNQLEALHAMFRTPARIADRSIDLSIAFGAEIGSGRSLANRLASALVAADEAAHQGLKWKYHDPETLQDASWKLSILSQLDEAIDRGEVWVAFQPKVDVATRQVIGAEALARWTHPEKGPIAASEFVAAAEQHDRIAKLTDFVLEKAVAAAAQINKRGADFHVAVNLSARLLADKGLTLRLAAMLARHGLAPHLLTLELTETAPLTDSGGGLEMMGRLRELGVSIAIDDYGTGQSTLEYLKKIPAAEIKIDQSFVKGIVENRSDRLMVQSTISLAHSLGRKVVAEGVEQREILDVLTELGCDVAQGFAIGRPMSFDSLVKRVGSGRRRSAA